One window of the Thermodesulfobacteriota bacterium genome contains the following:
- a CDS encoding antibiotic biosynthesis monooxygenase, producing MAVRIIIDRKVKKGKEAEFAKLLRDLRTKAVSSKGYISGETLRSLEDHQNYIVITTWQSIDDWKAWEKDRERKKIQAKIEKLLSKPSKTKVYVYA from the coding sequence ATGGCAGTGCGGATCATCATCGATCGGAAGGTGAAGAAGGGCAAGGAAGCGGAATTTGCCAAATTGCTTCGAGACCTGAGAACCAAGGCGGTCTCTTCGAAGGGCTACATCTCAGGCGAGACGCTTCGTTCGCTGGAGGACCATCAAAATTACATCGTGATCACCACTTGGCAGAGCATCGATGATTGGAAGGCCTGGGAGAAGGACCGGGAGCGGAAGAAGATCCAGGCCAAAATCGAAAAGCTTCTCTCCAAACCCTCCAAGACCAAGGTCTATGTCTATGCCTGA
- the carA gene encoding glutamine-hydrolyzing carbamoyl-phosphate synthase small subunit: MKSVQKALLALEDGTVFEGRSFGFPGEKAGELVFNTSMTGYQEILTDPSYAGQIVIMTYPLIGNYGINEKDVESKGPKVEGFIIKENSALFSNWRAERSLTDYLISHRIMGVEGMDTRALTKHIRERGAMKAILSTEDLDASRLIEKAKASPGLIGRDLVRGVTCERPYVWTESNDTQFLRPSVKARFRPKVVVIDYGVKFNILRSLRDWGCEVTVVPASSSAETVLSYGPDGILLSNGPGDPEGIPYAIETVKQLIGKKPIFGICLGHQLLGLALGGRTFKLKFGHRGANQPVKNLHTGKVHITSQNHGFAVDPDSLNPKEVELTEINLNDRTLEGLRHKRFPIFSVQYHPEASPGPQDTLDLFGEFVKMMEKDKG; this comes from the coding sequence ATGAAATCGGTTCAGAAAGCCCTACTGGCCCTCGAGGATGGAACCGTCTTTGAAGGGAGGTCCTTCGGATTTCCCGGAGAGAAGGCGGGCGAACTCGTCTTCAACACGAGCATGACCGGCTATCAGGAGATCCTGACCGATCCCTCTTACGCCGGACAGATCGTCATCATGACCTATCCTCTCATCGGCAATTACGGAATCAATGAGAAGGATGTCGAATCGAAGGGCCCAAAGGTGGAGGGGTTCATCATCAAGGAGAACAGCGCCCTCTTCAGCAACTGGCGGGCCGAGCGCTCCCTGACCGATTATCTCATCAGCCATCGGATCATGGGCGTGGAAGGGATGGACACTCGGGCCCTCACCAAACATATTCGGGAGCGAGGGGCGATGAAGGCCATCCTCTCCACCGAGGATCTCGACGCCTCCCGCCTGATCGAGAAGGCGAAGGCCTCGCCCGGTCTGATCGGAAGGGATCTGGTCCGGGGGGTCACCTGCGAACGTCCCTATGTATGGACGGAATCGAACGACACCCAATTTTTGCGGCCTTCCGTGAAGGCCCGCTTTCGACCGAAGGTGGTGGTGATCGACTATGGCGTCAAGTTCAACATCCTCCGTTCCCTCAGGGACTGGGGATGTGAGGTGACGGTCGTTCCGGCCTCTTCGAGCGCGGAAACGGTTCTCTCTTACGGTCCCGACGGCATCCTCCTTTCCAATGGGCCCGGAGACCCGGAGGGAATCCCCTATGCCATCGAAACGGTCAAACAGCTGATCGGGAAGAAACCGATCTTCGGGATCTGCTTGGGTCACCAACTCCTCGGGTTGGCCTTAGGAGGAAGGACCTTCAAACTGAAGTTCGGCCACCGGGGGGCCAACCAGCCCGTGAAGAACCTCCACACCGGCAAGGTCCACATCACCTCCCAGAACCATGGATTTGCAGTGGATCCCGATTCCCTCAACCCGAAAGAGGTGGAACTGACCGAGATCAACCTCAATGACCGAACCCTGGAGGGCCTCCGACACAAGCGGTTTCCGATCTTCTCGGTTCAGTATCATCCTGAGGCCTCTCCAGGCCCCCAGGATACCCTGGACCTCTTCGGCGAGTTTGTGAAGATGATGGAAAAGGACAAGGGATAG
- the carB gene encoding carbamoyl-phosphate synthase large subunit, which yields MPKRTDIKKILIIGSGPIVIGQACEFDYSGTQACKALKEEGYEVVLVNSNPATIMTDPEMADRIYIEPITPEVVEKIIERERPDALLPTLGGQTGLNVSVSLYEAGVLEKYGVEMIGAKYEAIKKGEDRKLFKEAMKRIGLDLPRSGLAYSLAEALEVAKEIGFPLIIRPSFTLGGTGGGVAYNIQEFEEMAARGLEWSMINEILIEESVLGWKEFELEVMRDLKDNVVIICTIENFDPMGIHTGDSITVAPAQTLSDKEYQRMRNAAIQVIREIGVETGGSNIQFAVHPKTGRMVVIEMNPRVSRSSALASKATGFPIAKIAAKLAIGYTLDEIPNDITKKTPASFEPTIDYCVVKIPRFTFEKFPDADPTLTVSMKSVGEVMAIGRTFKEALQKAIRSLEIGRYGLGADGRDKILWDGSSREWDRGQMLDQVRKKLLTPNAERLFYLRYAFLLGMKMEEIYELTHIDPWFLSNIRQLVELEGELRAYGAALRDLTPSQRLQSPASLPLPDSLLRRAKEWGFSDVQLGYLLGLDQETIRQIRKERQILPVYKLVDTCGAEFEAFTPYYYSTYERENEATPSSGRKKIMILGGGPNRIGQGVEFDYCCVHAAYALKELGYETIMVNSNPETVSTDYDTSDKLYFEPLTLEDVLHIVEMEKPDGIIVQFGGQTPLNLAVPLEKAGAKIIGTTPDNIDRAEDRKRFQELLRKLRLVQPPNGTATSFEEAKRVAKEIGYPVIVRPSYVLGGRAMEIVYDELSLEQFVQKAVEASSEHPLLIDKFLEDAIEIDVDAISDGATCLIAGIMEHIEAAGIHSGDSACVTPPYSLSDELIDQLKQNTYALARELQVVGLMNIQYAIKNDVVYVLEVNPRASRTIPFISKATGVPWAKVAAKVMVGKTLQELGILKEVDLPHIAVKESVFPFKRFYGVDTILGPEMKSTGEVMGIDTDFGVAFAKSQISAGTLIPLKGRVFISVMNKDKRAIVFIAKKLADLGFDIVATRGTAKVLTSNGIPVQTVFKVGEGRPDVVDRMKNGEIHLVINTPSGKKPKADEVAIRSQAVAHSIPIITTLSGAEAVVNGIESLLKKGLSVRSIQEYHADLRQTSFK from the coding sequence ATGCCCAAACGAACCGACATTAAGAAGATCCTCATCATCGGCTCTGGCCCGATCGTCATCGGCCAGGCCTGCGAATTCGATTACTCCGGCACTCAGGCCTGCAAGGCCCTGAAAGAGGAAGGCTACGAGGTGGTGCTCGTCAATTCGAATCCCGCCACCATCATGACCGATCCCGAGATGGCCGACCGGATTTACATCGAGCCGATCACCCCGGAGGTCGTCGAGAAGATCATCGAACGGGAGCGACCCGATGCCCTGCTTCCGACTTTGGGAGGACAGACCGGCCTCAACGTCTCCGTCTCCCTCTATGAGGCAGGGGTGCTCGAAAAATACGGCGTCGAGATGATCGGAGCGAAGTATGAGGCCATCAAGAAGGGAGAGGACCGAAAACTCTTTAAAGAGGCGATGAAGAGGATCGGCCTCGATTTGCCTCGAAGCGGGCTGGCCTACTCCTTGGCAGAGGCCCTGGAGGTCGCCAAGGAGATCGGATTCCCCTTGATCATCCGGCCCAGCTTCACCCTGGGAGGCACCGGGGGCGGGGTGGCTTACAACATCCAGGAGTTCGAGGAGATGGCCGCCCGGGGCCTCGAATGGTCGATGATCAACGAGATCCTGATCGAGGAATCGGTCCTGGGATGGAAGGAGTTCGAGCTGGAGGTGATGAGGGACTTAAAGGACAACGTCGTCATCATCTGCACCATCGAGAACTTCGACCCGATGGGGATCCACACAGGCGATAGCATCACGGTTGCCCCGGCCCAGACGCTCTCGGACAAGGAGTACCAGAGGATGCGAAATGCGGCCATCCAGGTGATCCGGGAGATCGGCGTGGAGACAGGAGGCTCCAACATCCAATTTGCCGTCCATCCGAAGACGGGCCGGATGGTCGTCATCGAAATGAACCCCCGCGTCTCCCGTTCTTCGGCCCTGGCCTCGAAGGCGACCGGATTTCCCATCGCCAAGATCGCGGCCAAGCTGGCGATCGGGTATACCCTGGATGAAATTCCCAACGACATCACGAAGAAGACGCCCGCCTCCTTCGAGCCCACCATCGACTATTGCGTCGTCAAAATTCCCCGTTTCACCTTCGAAAAGTTCCCCGATGCCGATCCCACCCTGACGGTCTCGATGAAATCGGTGGGAGAGGTCATGGCCATCGGTCGGACCTTCAAAGAGGCCCTCCAGAAGGCGATCCGATCCCTCGAGATCGGCCGTTACGGCCTGGGGGCGGATGGGAGAGACAAGATCCTCTGGGACGGCTCCTCCAGGGAGTGGGACCGAGGCCAGATGCTCGATCAGGTGAGAAAGAAACTCCTCACCCCGAATGCGGAAAGGCTCTTCTACCTCCGCTATGCCTTCCTCCTCGGGATGAAGATGGAGGAAATCTACGAGCTGACTCACATCGATCCCTGGTTCCTCTCCAACATTCGCCAGCTCGTCGAGCTCGAAGGAGAGCTTCGCGCCTACGGGGCGGCCTTGAGAGATCTCACCCCCTCCCAGAGACTCCAGTCCCCTGCCTCCCTCCCCCTGCCCGATTCTCTTCTCAGACGGGCCAAGGAATGGGGATTCTCCGATGTCCAGCTCGGGTACCTCCTGGGCCTCGATCAAGAGACGATCCGTCAAATCCGAAAGGAGAGGCAGATCCTTCCTGTCTATAAACTGGTCGATACCTGTGGGGCAGAATTCGAGGCCTTCACCCCCTATTACTACTCCACCTATGAAAGGGAGAACGAGGCCACCCCATCCTCGGGAAGGAAGAAGATCATGATCCTGGGCGGGGGGCCAAACCGGATCGGCCAGGGCGTGGAGTTCGACTACTGCTGTGTCCACGCGGCCTATGCCTTGAAGGAGCTCGGATACGAGACGATCATGGTCAACTCCAACCCGGAGACCGTCTCGACCGATTACGACACGTCGGACAAGCTCTATTTTGAACCCCTCACCCTCGAGGACGTCCTCCACATCGTCGAGATGGAGAAACCCGACGGGATCATCGTGCAGTTTGGGGGTCAGACCCCCCTCAACCTTGCGGTCCCCCTCGAAAAGGCGGGGGCCAAGATCATCGGCACGACCCCTGACAATATCGACCGGGCCGAAGACCGAAAGCGGTTTCAGGAACTCCTCCGGAAACTCCGTCTCGTCCAGCCCCCCAACGGGACCGCCACCTCATTTGAGGAGGCGAAGCGGGTGGCCAAAGAGATCGGTTATCCGGTCATCGTCAGGCCCTCTTATGTCCTGGGTGGAAGGGCGATGGAGATCGTTTACGATGAGCTCTCCCTGGAGCAATTCGTCCAGAAAGCCGTGGAGGCCTCCTCCGAACATCCCCTCTTGATCGACAAGTTTCTCGAGGACGCCATCGAGATCGATGTCGATGCCATCTCGGATGGGGCCACCTGCCTCATCGCCGGGATCATGGAGCATATCGAGGCCGCCGGGATCCATTCCGGGGACAGCGCCTGCGTCACCCCCCCTTACTCCTTGAGCGATGAATTGATCGACCAGTTGAAACAGAACACCTATGCCCTGGCCCGGGAGCTGCAGGTCGTGGGCCTGATGAACATCCAGTATGCCATCAAAAACGACGTGGTCTATGTCCTCGAAGTCAATCCGAGGGCCTCGAGGACCATCCCCTTCATCAGCAAGGCCACGGGGGTCCCTTGGGCCAAGGTGGCCGCCAAGGTGATGGTCGGAAAGACCCTTCAGGAACTCGGCATCCTGAAAGAGGTCGATCTCCCCCACATCGCGGTCAAGGAATCGGTCTTCCCCTTCAAACGTTTCTACGGGGTGGACACGATCCTCGGCCCGGAGATGAAATCGACCGGTGAGGTGATGGGGATCGATACCGACTTCGGCGTGGCCTTTGCCAAATCCCAGATCTCTGCAGGCACGCTCATCCCCCTGAAGGGAAGGGTCTTCATCAGCGTCATGAACAAAGATAAACGGGCCATCGTCTTCATCGCCAAGAAGCTGGCCGATCTGGGGTTCGACATCGTGGCGACCCGGGGGACGGCCAAGGTCCTGACGAGCAACGGCATCCCGGTCCAGACCGTTTTCAAAGTAGGGGAGGGGAGGCCCGATGTCGTCGACCGGATGAAAAACGGGGAGATCCACCTCGTCATCAACACCCCGAGCGGAAAGAAACCCAAAGCGGATGAGGTGGCGATCCGGAGCCAAGCGGTGGCCCACAGCATCCCCATCATCACCACCCTCTCCGGCGCCGAAGCAGTGGTCAATGGGATCGAATCCCTTCTCAAAAAGGGCCTTTCGGTCCGTTCGATCCAGGAATATCATGCCGACCTCCGTCAAACCTCCTTTAAGTAA
- a CDS encoding ABC transporter substrate-binding protein, with amino-acid sequence MPTSVKPPLSNLPMFATLLLLSLFFPWRVLAQEVILFEAAGIHMESAGGWVAIEKGFFGRVKVLPGGSGTSPVQKVADSVRAGQIAFGLDLPENILRAREREGIDLVAVSVDFQISPMRIISWHPVKSKRDLKGDIAIWPGYEAKAKCAVGKGWEKQLRIQNQGGDLKPWLQGTWPMASAMTYHELITAQREVKKMGKKFYTIDYPSLGIDWAENVLFTTGEIVRTYPEIVQSLVTGRYRGFQWAFDHPRETFEILKRLDERVEFVREMDALAPLKALMVTVDTKRQGFGYLHPKKWENIARDMFRAGLIDRMPDVKKAYTERFPSGVMPR; translated from the coding sequence ATGCCGACCTCCGTCAAACCTCCTTTAAGTAACCTCCCCATGTTCGCCACTCTGCTCCTCTTGTCCCTCTTCTTCCCTTGGAGGGTCCTCGCTCAGGAGGTGATCCTTTTTGAGGCCGCAGGCATCCACATGGAATCCGCTGGGGGATGGGTGGCGATCGAGAAGGGATTCTTTGGGAGGGTGAAGGTCCTTCCGGGGGGCTCGGGCACCTCACCGGTTCAAAAGGTCGCTGACTCCGTGAGGGCCGGCCAAATCGCCTTCGGACTGGACCTCCCCGAAAATATCCTCCGGGCAAGGGAGAGGGAGGGGATCGATCTGGTGGCGGTGAGCGTCGACTTTCAGATAAGCCCGATGAGGATCATCAGCTGGCATCCGGTCAAATCGAAGAGGGACCTTAAAGGCGACATCGCCATCTGGCCCGGGTACGAGGCCAAGGCGAAATGTGCCGTGGGAAAGGGCTGGGAGAAGCAGTTGAGGATTCAGAATCAGGGCGGGGACCTAAAACCCTGGCTCCAGGGGACCTGGCCCATGGCCTCGGCCATGACCTATCATGAACTGATCACGGCCCAGCGCGAGGTGAAGAAGATGGGGAAAAAATTCTACACCATCGATTACCCGTCCCTGGGCATAGACTGGGCGGAGAACGTCCTCTTCACCACCGGGGAGATCGTCAGGACATATCCTGAGATCGTCCAGTCTCTCGTAACGGGAAGATACAGGGGATTTCAATGGGCCTTCGATCACCCCCGGGAGACCTTCGAGATCTTGAAAAGGCTCGACGAGAGGGTCGAATTTGTCCGCGAAATGGATGCACTGGCCCCTCTCAAGGCCCTCATGGTCACCGTCGATACCAAACGACAGGGGTTCGGATACCTCCATCCAAAGAAATGGGAGAATATCGCCAGAGATATGTTCCGGGCAGGGCTCATCGACCGGATGCCCGATGTGAAAAAAGCCTATACCGAACGCTTTCCGAGTGGCGTCATGCCGAGGTAA
- a CDS encoding D-alanyl-D-alanine carboxypeptidase, translated as MTLLRDKRNFIVALPLILGLVLLPMVEVSAKTSPKGRGKATQGRSIQERTDPSPKPTAPTSQEGLQCDAQSALLMDGLTGEVLFAQNPHQRIPPASFVKVLTLYLVFDALKAGQLKMDDVVTVSEKAWRAAYKTDGSAMYIKVGERVKIEDLIKGAAIASGNDACIALAEHLAGSEEAFVAKMNEKAKAIGMQDSQFKNSHGLPAEGQYVTAMDMAILAKRYIEDHPEALAVHSTTEFEYNGIRQGNRNLLLYKNIGVDGLKTGYIRESGYHLVATAKRDGQRMIAVVMGCDKVKKRAPEAQKLLEYGFRNFSTIEVVKKDAPFGPIRVKRGKVDQLGLLASESAWVTVPKGKESLAAVLPQLPEFVSAPIQKGQVLGKLLVQKEGRTLKEIGLYAASDVEKRLLPPWPYLLTGFLGIAILCAFGVWFFRRPRRKRH; from the coding sequence ATGACCCTCTTGAGAGATAAAAGAAATTTCATCGTGGCCCTTCCTTTGATTTTGGGATTGGTTCTGCTGCCCATGGTCGAGGTCTCGGCCAAGACCTCCCCAAAAGGCCGAGGGAAGGCCACCCAGGGCCGTTCGATTCAGGAGCGGACCGATCCCTCCCCAAAGCCCACCGCTCCCACAAGCCAGGAAGGGCTCCAATGCGATGCCCAATCGGCCCTCCTGATGGACGGGTTGACCGGCGAGGTCCTCTTCGCCCAGAATCCGCACCAGAGGATCCCCCCTGCCAGCTTCGTTAAGGTCCTCACCCTCTACCTCGTCTTCGATGCCCTCAAGGCCGGACAGCTGAAGATGGACGATGTGGTGACGGTCAGTGAGAAGGCCTGGAGAGCGGCCTACAAGACCGATGGCTCCGCCATGTACATCAAGGTGGGCGAGCGGGTGAAGATCGAGGATCTGATCAAGGGAGCGGCCATCGCCTCCGGAAACGACGCCTGCATTGCCCTGGCCGAACATCTGGCCGGCTCGGAAGAGGCCTTCGTGGCGAAGATGAACGAGAAGGCGAAGGCCATCGGCATGCAGGATTCGCAGTTTAAAAACTCCCATGGCCTGCCTGCGGAGGGGCAGTACGTGACGGCCATGGATATGGCCATCCTGGCCAAGCGGTATATTGAAGATCACCCCGAGGCCCTTGCCGTCCATTCCACGACAGAGTTCGAATACAACGGGATTCGCCAGGGCAACCGGAATCTCCTCCTCTACAAGAACATCGGGGTGGATGGCCTCAAGACCGGATACATCCGGGAATCGGGGTACCATCTCGTAGCCACGGCGAAGCGAGATGGCCAGAGGATGATCGCGGTGGTGATGGGGTGCGATAAGGTGAAGAAACGGGCGCCGGAGGCCCAAAAATTGCTCGAGTATGGATTTAGGAATTTTTCAACGATAGAGGTGGTGAAGAAGGACGCTCCCTTCGGGCCGATCAGGGTGAAAAGGGGAAAGGTGGATCAACTTGGCCTGCTCGCCTCGGAGAGTGCCTGGGTGACGGTTCCCAAGGGAAAGGAGAGCCTCGCGGCGGTCCTTCCTCAGTTGCCGGAGTTTGTTTCGGCTCCTATCCAGAAGGGGCAGGTCCTCGGGAAACTATTAGTCCAGAAAGAAGGAAGGACCCTCAAAGAGATCGGCCTCTATGCGGCTTCGGACGTTGAGAAGCGTTTGCTCCCTCCTTGGCCATACCTCTTAACAGGATTTTTAGGGATCGCGATCCTCTGCGCCTTCGGGGTCTGGTTCTTCCGGAGGCCGAGGAGGAAGAGACACTGA
- a CDS encoding 2-hydroxyacyl-CoA dehydratase family protein, which yields MRQAPSLLREFERIATLGVPERVSLSPEQAVPIGYFCPYVPEELLHAAGALPYRLLGDTINPTHASTHLPPNCCHLVKSSLERLLTGELDFLKGVIFSHTCDTMQGLSDIWAFQKRLPLHFDFLMPSNLASERARPYLRAEIERLKAFLEKHLQPIPEDRLGESIHLFNQIREKIRTLYRLRRRAPRSLTGVALAHILRAGFVMDRSLYLERLTELLRDLNDMEEARWDAVPIYLTGNMVHPPGLIATIEEAGALVVHDRLCSGARFLHLVTREDLDPLNALAERYFSSFLCPTKHSGPEAHVETLTKEVEETGARGVVFLLYKYCEPHFFDYPDLRKALEAKGIPTLLLEVDDPTTSHGQMKTRVQAFVEMLSSL from the coding sequence ATGAGACAGGCTCCATCCCTTCTGCGGGAGTTCGAAAGAATCGCCACCCTCGGCGTCCCCGAGCGGGTTTCCCTTTCGCCCGAGCAGGCCGTTCCGATCGGTTATTTCTGTCCCTACGTACCCGAAGAACTCCTCCATGCCGCAGGGGCCCTTCCCTATCGGCTCCTCGGAGACACGATCAACCCGACCCATGCTTCAACCCATCTCCCCCCCAACTGCTGCCATCTCGTAAAGTCCTCCCTCGAAAGGCTGCTCACGGGTGAGCTCGACTTTCTGAAGGGGGTTATCTTTTCTCATACCTGCGATACGATGCAGGGGCTTTCCGACATCTGGGCCTTTCAGAAGCGCCTTCCCCTCCACTTCGACTTCCTGATGCCCTCCAACCTCGCCTCCGAACGGGCCCGTCCCTATCTGAGGGCAGAGATCGAGAGGCTGAAAGCCTTTCTCGAAAAGCATCTCCAGCCCATCCCAGAGGATCGTCTCGGGGAGTCCATCCACCTCTTCAACCAGATCCGGGAGAAGATCCGAACCCTCTACCGGCTCCGAAGGAGAGCGCCTCGATCTCTTACCGGGGTTGCTCTGGCCCACATCCTTCGGGCAGGTTTCGTGATGGATCGATCGCTCTATCTGGAACGGCTGACCGAACTGCTCCGGGACTTGAATGATATGGAGGAAGCGAGGTGGGATGCCGTTCCGATCTATCTTACGGGAAATATGGTCCACCCGCCGGGCCTTATCGCCACGATCGAGGAGGCGGGGGCCTTGGTCGTCCACGACCGTCTCTGCAGCGGTGCAAGGTTCCTTCATCTGGTGACCCGAGAAGATCTCGACCCCCTCAATGCCCTCGCCGAGAGATACTTCTCCTCCTTCCTCTGCCCGACCAAACATTCGGGTCCGGAGGCCCATGTTGAGACCTTGACCAAAGAAGTGGAGGAGACCGGGGCCAGAGGCGTGGTCTTTCTCCTGTATAAATACTGCGAGCCCCATTTTTTCGACTATCCCGATCTCAGAAAGGCCCTGGAGGCGAAAGGGATTCCTACTCTCCTTCTCGAGGTAGATGATCCGACCACCTCCCATGGACAGATGAAGACCCGGGTCCAGGCCTTCGTGGAGATGCTCTCCTCGCTTTGA
- a CDS encoding DASS family sodium-coupled anion symporter, translated as MTEPLEKRTEVQEVLSAAEERFERGRKTIGLFLGPLAGLVIYLLPMPNLTPAAHLLSAILTWIVIWWICEPVPIPVSALLGTSLCVVTGVANAKVAFAPFADPIIFLFLGSFLLAEAMAHHGLDKRFAYAIMSFKFVGNSTARILLAYGFICTFLSMWISNTATTAMMFPIGLGIVSAMGGILSEQTGKEIAPTRLRFGTAMMLMAAYAASTGGIGTPVGSPPNLIGIAMIENYCKVRIPFFQWMLICVPLLILLFGLLFFLLYFLHKPELATLRGGQEYVQRERKRLGPWTRGEKNTLLAFCLTVALWIAPGILALLYGSEATISKEYAKYLPEGVAALIGAGLLFLLPVNWRERRFTLTWKEAVKIDWGTLLLFGGGITLGNLMFSTKLAEVIGKGLLELSGATSLWGITFGAILIAILVSETSSNTASANMVVPVMIALAMAAKVNPIPPAIGATLGASWGFMLPVSTPPNAIVYGSGMVPITKMIRAGVFYDVLGSLVIWIGLRIILPILGLA; from the coding sequence GTGACCGAACCTCTCGAGAAGCGGACCGAGGTCCAAGAGGTCCTTTCAGCGGCAGAAGAGCGTTTCGAAAGGGGGCGCAAGACGATCGGGTTGTTCCTGGGCCCCCTCGCCGGATTGGTGATCTACCTTCTCCCCATGCCGAATCTGACCCCCGCCGCCCATCTCCTCTCAGCGATTCTCACCTGGATCGTCATCTGGTGGATCTGCGAACCCGTCCCGATTCCGGTCAGCGCCCTCTTGGGCACCTCCCTCTGTGTGGTCACAGGGGTGGCCAATGCAAAAGTGGCCTTTGCTCCCTTTGCCGATCCCATCATCTTTCTCTTCCTGGGTAGCTTTTTATTGGCGGAGGCCATGGCCCATCATGGTCTGGATAAACGCTTCGCCTATGCGATCATGTCGTTCAAATTCGTGGGAAACAGCACGGCCCGCATCCTTTTGGCCTATGGGTTCATCTGCACCTTCCTCTCCATGTGGATCAGCAATACCGCGACCACGGCGATGATGTTCCCCATCGGCCTCGGCATCGTCTCCGCCATGGGAGGCATCCTCTCCGAACAGACGGGAAAGGAGATCGCGCCGACGAGGCTCCGGTTCGGAACCGCCATGATGCTGATGGCCGCCTACGCCGCCTCCACGGGAGGGATCGGCACGCCCGTAGGCTCGCCGCCCAACTTGATCGGGATCGCCATGATCGAAAACTACTGCAAAGTGAGGATCCCTTTCTTCCAGTGGATGCTGATCTGCGTCCCCCTCCTGATCCTCCTGTTCGGCCTCCTCTTCTTCCTTCTCTATTTCTTGCACAAGCCGGAGCTGGCGACCCTCCGAGGGGGTCAGGAATATGTCCAACGGGAGAGGAAAAGATTGGGCCCTTGGACCCGTGGAGAGAAGAACACCCTTCTCGCCTTCTGCCTCACGGTCGCCCTGTGGATCGCCCCTGGTATTTTGGCCCTCCTTTACGGAAGCGAGGCGACGATCTCGAAAGAATACGCCAAGTACTTGCCGGAAGGCGTGGCCGCCCTGATCGGGGCAGGCCTCCTCTTTTTGCTTCCGGTGAATTGGAGGGAGAGGCGATTCACCCTTACTTGGAAGGAGGCCGTGAAAATCGACTGGGGCACCTTACTTCTGTTCGGCGGTGGCATCACCCTGGGCAATCTCATGTTCAGCACCAAACTGGCCGAGGTGATCGGCAAGGGACTGCTCGAGCTCAGCGGCGCCACATCTCTCTGGGGCATCACCTTTGGCGCCATCCTCATCGCGATCCTGGTGAGCGAAACCTCCTCGAATACGGCCTCCGCCAACATGGTGGTGCCGGTCATGATCGCCCTGGCCATGGCCGCGAAGGTCAATCCCATCCCTCCGGCGATCGGGGCCACCTTGGGAGCCAGTTGGGGATTCATGTTGCCCGTCTCCACCCCGCCGAACGCGATCGTCTATGGTTCGGGCATGGTCCCCATCACGAAGATGATCCGGGCAGGGGTGTTTTACGACGTTTTGGGAAGCCTCGTCATCTGGATCGGTCTGAGGATCATCCTTCCGATCCTCGGTCTGGCCTAA
- a CDS encoding TAXI family TRAP transporter solute-binding subunit, with protein MKPFLSSMMVVCVLSLISFPVSGAQVRSGTPKEVILLDQDEISDLKREVKVKPGWPKELTIGSAPVGGTYYMWGGGFAKLLEEKVGVPGYMVITGGPLPNTRLVDGKRLDLGMVTSSPLWEGWHGEGWAKGKKYRNIRIIFPMYASYFQIYVKKTSGIKSLYDLNGKNIGVGPSGGTAATYWPKLLEMAGIKTARMVRGDSARLNQQFKEGALDANAQAVGLPWMLVQEMETTQEIHLLSIPRAEAEKFIQKYPHFALGTIPKGYYKCNAENEVETITVWNFMIVHKDAPEDLVYEVVKRTFENVDLLISAHPAAKETRPEHIVHSPVPLHPGAARYYKEKNIPIPQRILVY; from the coding sequence ATGAAGCCATTTTTGTCCTCGATGATGGTCGTATGTGTCCTTTCTCTCATTTCGTTTCCGGTCAGCGGAGCCCAGGTCCGATCCGGCACGCCGAAGGAGGTGATCCTCCTCGATCAGGACGAGATCTCCGACCTCAAACGTGAGGTGAAGGTCAAACCGGGTTGGCCTAAGGAATTGACGATAGGTTCGGCTCCGGTGGGTGGGACCTACTATATGTGGGGCGGTGGATTCGCAAAATTACTGGAGGAGAAGGTAGGCGTCCCGGGTTATATGGTCATCACGGGCGGACCCCTCCCCAACACCCGGTTGGTGGACGGGAAAAGATTGGATCTCGGAATGGTCACGTCGAGTCCGCTGTGGGAAGGATGGCACGGAGAGGGCTGGGCCAAGGGGAAAAAATATCGGAACATAAGGATCATCTTTCCCATGTATGCCTCTTATTTCCAAATCTACGTCAAGAAGACCTCGGGCATCAAAAGCCTCTACGACCTCAACGGAAAGAATATCGGGGTGGGCCCCTCCGGTGGCACGGCCGCCACCTACTGGCCTAAACTCCTTGAAATGGCAGGCATAAAAACAGCCAGAATGGTGAGAGGGGACTCAGCGAGGCTCAACCAACAATTCAAGGAAGGGGCCCTCGATGCCAATGCCCAGGCCGTCGGACTTCCCTGGATGCTCGTCCAAGAGATGGAAACGACCCAAGAGATCCACCTCCTTTCGATCCCCAGGGCGGAAGCAGAGAAGTTCATTCAAAAATACCCCCATTTCGCCTTAGGGACCATTCCCAAAGGATATTATAAGTGCAATGCCGAGAATGAGGTGGAGACGATCACGGTCTGGAACTTTATGATCGTCCACAAAGACGCGCCGGAGGACCTGGTCTATGAGGTGGTGAAACGGACTTTCGAAAATGTGGACCTGTTGATCTCGGCCCACCCTGCGGCCAAGGAGACGAGGCCGGAGCATATCGTCCACAGCCCCGTTCCCCTCCACCCAGGGGCGGCCAGATATTACAAGGAGAAGAATATTCCGATCCCGCAACGGATCCTGGTGTATTGA